From Streptomyces sp. NBC_00690, a single genomic window includes:
- a CDS encoding M55 family metallopeptidase has translation MKILISADMEGATGVTWPADVLPGTPQWERCRTMFTSDVNAAALGFFDGGADEVLINEAHWSMRNLLLEQLDERVEMLTGRHKSLSMVEGVQHGDVDGIAFIGYHTAAGAEGVLAHTYLANSITGVWLNGTRASEGLLNAHVVAEYGVPVVLVTGDDLTCVDADGYAPDARKVAVKDHVSRYAAVCRTPTRTAADIRAAAHQAAALAVRYAPVPAGPFTVELEFDAEHLSAAATVVPGVATDGERRVSYTNETMYDTIRTFKAVTTIVSAAVEEQYG, from the coding sequence GTGAAGATCCTCATCAGCGCCGACATGGAGGGCGCCACCGGTGTCACCTGGCCGGCCGATGTGCTGCCCGGCACACCCCAGTGGGAACGTTGTCGCACCATGTTCACCTCGGATGTGAACGCGGCGGCGCTCGGCTTCTTCGACGGCGGCGCCGACGAGGTCCTGATCAACGAGGCGCACTGGTCCATGCGCAACCTGCTGCTGGAGCAGTTGGACGAGCGTGTGGAGATGCTGACGGGCCGGCACAAATCCCTCTCCATGGTGGAGGGCGTCCAGCACGGCGATGTGGACGGGATCGCCTTCATCGGCTATCACACCGCCGCCGGCGCCGAAGGAGTGCTCGCCCACACCTACCTCGCCAACTCCATCACCGGTGTCTGGCTCAACGGCACCCGCGCCAGTGAGGGCCTGCTCAACGCCCATGTGGTCGCCGAGTACGGAGTCCCGGTCGTCCTCGTCACCGGCGACGACCTGACCTGCGTGGACGCCGACGGCTATGCACCGGACGCCCGCAAGGTCGCCGTCAAGGACCATGTCTCGCGGTACGCGGCCGTCTGCCGCACCCCCACCCGGACCGCCGCCGACATCCGCGCCGCCGCCCACCAGGCCGCAGCTCTCGCCGTGCGGTACGCACCGGTGCCGGCCGGACCCTTCACCGTGGAGTTGGAGTTCGACGCCGAACACCTCTCCGCCGCCGCCACCGTCGTCCCCGGTGTCGCGACCGACGGCGAGCGCCGCGTCTCGTACACCAACGAGACCATGTACGACACCATTCGCACGTTCAAGGCGGTCACCACCATCGTTTCGGCGGCCGTGGAGGAGCAGTATGGCTAA
- a CDS encoding M20/M25/M40 family metallo-hydrolase: MANTNATAQGREPADASPVDAQALDEVVTFTSELIRIDTTNRGGGDCRERPAAEYAAERLAAAGLQPAMLERTAGRTNVVARIEGTDPTAPALLVHGHLDVVPAEPDDWTVHPFSGEVRDAVVWGRGAVDMKNMDAMILSVVRAWERAGVRPRRDIVVAFTADEEASAEDGSGFLAEEHADLFEGCTEGISESGAFSFHAGPGMTLYPIAAGERGTAWLKLTAHGRAGHGSKVNRSNAVSRLAAAVARIGDHRWPVRLTPTVRAALAELARLHGVPADVHAPDFDVDELIGKLGPAAALVEPTVRNSTNPTMLDAGYKINVIPGHATAYIDGRMLPGAEDEFAQTMDRLTGPDVEWEFDHREVALQAPVDSPTFAKLREAVERFDPDGHVVPYCMAGGTDAKQFSRLGITGYGFSPLKLPAGYDYAAMFHGVDERVPVEALHFGVHVLDHYLRSA; the protein is encoded by the coding sequence ATGGCTAACACGAACGCAACCGCCCAGGGCCGCGAGCCTGCCGACGCAAGTCCCGTCGATGCGCAGGCCCTGGACGAGGTGGTGACCTTCACCTCCGAGTTGATCCGGATCGACACCACCAATCGGGGCGGCGGAGACTGCCGTGAGCGTCCCGCCGCCGAGTACGCGGCCGAACGGCTCGCCGCCGCGGGGCTCCAGCCCGCGATGCTGGAGCGCACCGCCGGTCGTACCAATGTCGTCGCCCGCATCGAGGGCACCGATCCCACCGCACCCGCCCTGCTGGTCCACGGCCATCTCGACGTGGTCCCCGCCGAGCCGGACGACTGGACGGTCCACCCCTTCTCGGGGGAGGTCCGCGACGCGGTGGTCTGGGGGCGCGGCGCCGTCGACATGAAAAACATGGACGCGATGATCCTGTCGGTCGTCCGGGCCTGGGAACGGGCCGGGGTACGACCCCGCCGGGACATTGTGGTCGCCTTCACCGCCGATGAGGAGGCCAGTGCCGAGGACGGCTCCGGCTTCCTCGCCGAGGAGCACGCGGACCTCTTCGAGGGGTGCACCGAAGGGATCAGCGAATCCGGTGCCTTCAGCTTCCACGCCGGCCCCGGAATGACGCTCTACCCGATCGCCGCGGGCGAGCGGGGCACCGCCTGGCTCAAGCTCACCGCCCACGGCCGGGCGGGACACGGCTCCAAGGTCAACCGGTCGAACGCGGTCAGCAGGCTCGCCGCCGCCGTCGCCCGCATCGGCGACCACCGCTGGCCGGTCAGGCTCACCCCCACCGTCCGTGCCGCACTGGCAGAACTCGCCCGGCTGCACGGCGTACCCGCGGATGTGCACGCCCCGGACTTCGACGTGGACGAGTTGATCGGCAAGCTCGGACCCGCCGCCGCACTGGTCGAACCCACCGTGCGCAACAGCACCAACCCGACCATGCTGGATGCCGGCTACAAGATCAATGTGATCCCCGGCCATGCCACCGCCTACATCGACGGACGCATGCTGCCCGGCGCCGAGGACGAGTTCGCACAGACCATGGACCGACTCACCGGACCCGATGTGGAGTGGGAGTTCGACCACCGTGAGGTGGCGTTGCAGGCACCGGTCGACTCCCCGACCTTCGCCAAGCTCCGCGAGGCCGTCGAACGCTTCGACCCCGACGGCCACGTGGTGCCCTACTGCATGGCCGGCGGCACCGACGCCAAGCAGTTCTCCCGGCTCGGCATCACCGGCTACGGCTTCTCACCGCTGAAGCTCCCCGCGGGATACGACTACGCGGCGATGTTCCACGGCGTCGACGAGCGGGTACCCGTCGAAGCCCTGCACTTCGGCGTCCATGTGCTCGACCACTACCTCCGATCCGCGTGA
- a CDS encoding S9 family peptidase, protein MAPTAAFGTWPSPIDAALAASHDGRPEYLGTVGDELWWTAPRPAEGGRRALVRRRTDGAEESVLPAPWNVRSRVIEYGGHPWAGALRPDGTPLVVFVHFPDQRLYAYEPDVPGAEPKPLTPYSPVGDGARWADPQLHLERGEVWCVLEEFTGASLTDVRRVIAAVPLDGSAADDRSAVRELTDDRHRFTTGPRLSPNGRQAAWIVWDHPRMPWDGTLAMVGDVAPDGPFTELRAVAGGTEESICQVEWAPDGSLLFLSDTTGWWEPRRLTPDALTASSAQSSPVAGAGEALCSGRREEFGGPLWKIGLQWFKPLDNGLIAVVHGAGTTALGVLDPDTGEVVDAAGPWTEWASSLAVQGDRIVGIAASPRSAYEIVELDTRTGHTRVIGAPHEDPVDPAYYPEPHIRTFAGPGGRAIHAHIYPPHSPDRTAPDDELPPYVIWAHGGPTGHSPLVLDLEIAYFTSRGIGVAEVNYGGSTGYGREYRDSLREQWGVVDVEDCAAVARALAAEGTADASRLAIRGGSAGGWTTAASLAHTDVYACGSISYPVLDLIGWAGGETHDFESQYLESLIGPLGEVPDRYRQRSPLQHTDRITTPFLLLQGLDDVICPPVQAERFLGQMAGRGVPHAYIAFDGEGHGFRRADTMVRAIEAELSLYAQTFGFERSDVPPLELKK, encoded by the coding sequence ATGGCACCCACCGCCGCCTTCGGTACCTGGCCGTCACCGATCGACGCCGCGCTCGCCGCCTCGCACGACGGTCGGCCCGAGTACCTCGGCACGGTCGGCGACGAACTGTGGTGGACCGCACCCCGGCCCGCGGAGGGAGGCAGACGCGCCCTGGTGCGGAGGCGAACCGACGGAGCCGAGGAATCGGTGCTCCCCGCGCCCTGGAACGTCCGCAGTCGGGTCATCGAGTACGGGGGCCACCCCTGGGCGGGCGCCCTGCGCCCCGACGGCACCCCGCTGGTCGTCTTCGTCCACTTCCCCGACCAGCGGCTCTACGCCTACGAACCGGACGTCCCCGGTGCGGAACCGAAGCCGCTCACCCCTTACTCCCCGGTCGGCGACGGCGCACGCTGGGCCGATCCGCAACTGCACCTGGAGCGGGGCGAGGTGTGGTGCGTGCTGGAGGAGTTCACCGGTGCGTCCCTCACCGACGTACGCCGGGTGATCGCCGCGGTGCCGCTGGACGGCTCGGCCGCCGACGACCGCAGCGCCGTGCGCGAACTCACCGACGACCGGCACCGTTTCACCACCGGCCCGAGGCTCTCCCCCAACGGGCGGCAGGCCGCCTGGATCGTCTGGGACCATCCCCGCATGCCCTGGGACGGCACCCTGGCGATGGTGGGCGATGTCGCCCCGGACGGCCCGTTCACCGAGTTGCGCGCGGTCGCCGGAGGCACCGAGGAATCCATCTGCCAGGTCGAGTGGGCCCCTGACGGCTCACTGCTGTTCCTGTCGGACACCACCGGCTGGTGGGAACCCCGACGGCTGACCCCCGACGCCCTGACAGCGTCCTCGGCACAGTCCTCTCCCGTCGCGGGCGCGGGTGAGGCCCTGTGCTCCGGACGCCGCGAGGAGTTCGGCGGACCGCTGTGGAAGATCGGCCTCCAGTGGTTCAAGCCGTTGGACAACGGGCTGATCGCCGTCGTCCACGGCGCCGGCACCACGGCGCTGGGCGTCCTCGACCCGGACACCGGGGAAGTGGTGGACGCCGCCGGCCCCTGGACCGAATGGGCATCCTCCCTCGCCGTCCAGGGCGATCGGATCGTCGGTATCGCCGCCAGTCCCCGCAGCGCGTACGAGATCGTCGAACTCGACACCCGCACCGGACACACCCGGGTCATCGGCGCACCCCACGAGGACCCCGTGGACCCCGCGTACTACCCGGAACCCCACATCCGTACGTTCGCAGGGCCCGGAGGCCGTGCGATCCACGCGCACATCTATCCGCCGCACAGCCCCGACCGAACCGCGCCCGACGACGAACTGCCCCCGTACGTCATCTGGGCCCACGGCGGCCCCACCGGCCACTCCCCGCTCGTACTGGACCTGGAGATCGCCTACTTCACCTCCCGCGGCATCGGGGTGGCCGAGGTCAACTACGGCGGATCCACCGGATACGGCCGCGAGTACCGGGACAGCCTGCGAGAACAGTGGGGCGTCGTCGACGTCGAGGACTGCGCGGCCGTCGCCCGGGCCCTGGCCGCCGAGGGCACCGCCGATGCCTCGCGGCTGGCCATCCGCGGCGGCAGCGCCGGCGGCTGGACCACCGCCGCGTCTCTCGCCCACACCGATGTCTACGCCTGCGGAAGCATCAGCTACCCCGTACTGGACCTCATCGGATGGGCCGGCGGCGAGACCCACGACTTCGAATCGCAGTACCTGGAATCCCTGATCGGCCCCCTCGGAGAGGTTCCGGACCGCTACCGGCAGCGCTCACCGCTCCAGCACACCGACCGCATCACCACCCCCTTCCTGCTGCTCCAAGGGCTCGACGATGTCATCTGCCCGCCCGTACAGGCCGAACGGTTCCTGGGACAGATGGCGGGGCGCGGCGTTCCGCACGCCTACATCGCCTTCGACGGCGAGGGCCACGGCTTCCGTCGGGCGGACACGATGGTGCGCGCGATCGAAGCCGAACTCTCCCTCTACGCCCAGACCTTCGGCTTCGAACGGTCCGACGTTCCCCCTCTGGAGCTCAAGAAGTGA
- a CDS encoding S66 peptidase family protein, protein MTLTPLTRAARLRPGAKVAVVAPSGPVPDERLDEGLEVLRGWGLDPLVMPHVRGGHQDFPYLAATDHERARDLTEAWCDPTVSAVLCARGGYGAQRMVDLLDWTAIRAAGPKVFAGYSDITALHEAFATRMGLATLHGAMPGALTFLKDETTRESLRATLFEPESVRVLALETAGTLVPGRARGITLGGCASLLAADLGTPHARPNAAGGLLLLEDVGEDDYRLDRILTQLLRSGWLDGVQGIALGSWAECGPYERVRRVLVDRLGGLGVPVVEELGFGHGGQNLTMPLGVAAVLDADAATLTLDEPALL, encoded by the coding sequence GTGACCCTCACCCCCCTGACCCGGGCCGCCCGACTGCGGCCCGGGGCCAAGGTCGCCGTCGTCGCCCCCAGCGGTCCGGTACCCGACGAACGGCTCGACGAGGGACTTGAGGTGCTGCGCGGTTGGGGGCTCGACCCGCTGGTCATGCCGCATGTCCGCGGTGGCCACCAGGACTTCCCCTATCTGGCGGCGACCGACCACGAGCGGGCCCGGGACCTCACCGAAGCCTGGTGCGATCCGACCGTCTCCGCCGTCCTGTGCGCCCGCGGCGGCTACGGTGCACAGCGCATGGTCGACCTACTGGACTGGACGGCGATCCGTGCCGCCGGACCCAAGGTGTTCGCCGGCTACAGCGACATCACCGCCCTCCACGAGGCGTTCGCGACCCGAATGGGACTGGCCACCCTGCACGGTGCCATGCCCGGTGCCCTGACGTTCCTCAAGGACGAGACGACCCGGGAGTCCCTCCGGGCGACCCTCTTCGAACCGGAGTCGGTACGCGTCCTCGCACTGGAGACCGCGGGCACCCTGGTGCCCGGCCGGGCCCGCGGCATCACGCTCGGCGGGTGTGCCAGCCTCCTCGCGGCCGACCTGGGCACGCCCCACGCCCGCCCGAACGCAGCCGGTGGACTCCTGCTCCTCGAAGACGTCGGCGAGGACGACTACCGCCTCGACCGCATCCTGACCCAACTGCTGCGCTCGGGATGGCTGGACGGGGTGCAGGGCATCGCCCTGGGCTCATGGGCGGAGTGCGGACCCTATGAGCGCGTACGGCGGGTGCTGGTGGACCGACTCGGCGGACTCGGTGTCCCCGTCGTCGAGGAACTGGGATTCGGCCACGGAGGACAGAACCTCACCATGCCGCTCGGCGTGGCTGCGGTGCTGGACGCGGACGCGGCGACCCTGACCCTGGACGAGCCGGCCCTGCTCTGA
- a CDS encoding NACHT domain-containing protein encodes MKGQLESWSARRTRPVPSTVVHPVSGGHAANLTRAGSLEDEPHLRIDPPRPYRPQPLQMVVALLLATTGGALTLWRVDPHWTGPLWLGGGVLAIGLWQLTRAAWSRRGRDIDLGADRLDLAAVRLGDWLRTAYDQEERRARLHDPIPLQVRWRAADPRLSDHVASISRGSSQMPDLGGEFDDINDVFARLPSRRLVVLGATGAGKSVLALRFARRALGKGPVPVILPLACWQPGRQSLWQWAAEYIADRHPRLAGPDEERRALASALLRSGRILPVLDGWDDIPTALRPGALAEFQATLRPAAGFVLTSRTDAYRSTVAGSQVLTAAAVVELERLTVAQLAEYLPRTSRPTSAAGRIATQWDPVLDRLRTDGTTTGTKRGTVDGAELGEGAADRLRSVLSTPLMVALARASYSDTRADPAELLDDTEKFPDADTIRAHLFDRFLPSVYQGPLADRSWNPVAAERWLRFLARHVRAGGTQELEWWRLDLAAPRWTGPLGFLPAIAAMTAVVYGIGLGAARTTVAPGGTVWPTLALLALIALVLGWRVIDAAVLPAPRRWRARLSRPLPLTEPADTTAASTPWQLLGQDRTAAFLTGVQRPLGQDGWLGALRTALILTPIAVLLWLLSAGADQSGDRAWAAPVLLGLIAWLLYGVALSAWGRYTVARIYLAARGELPWQLSAFLHDAHRRGVLRQSGGRYRFRHGALLNRLAGDDLPRRAAPSRGKRRVNRAALEIGAGLTIMVWLFAAAVHTLGPPGPVHTVASACSLLTPGQLAPAMSDPHSQPDRQIGGSDRCRWTELAPFHRDVRVELTVTVERPDGGRSALTVADRRVQSHRGDRLSGVGDAAEIRSDDLRPGEATASVRARAKNVVVDLHYREQASDRPRVASMAGILTRQVLHNAGLGPSPGTALDAVSSPPLSAQSKYLRYRKEGPRSLAGPVWQPNDRSQLLELEGFPFVFRGPPMECERGPVCRTESVDSATAVGSIHGRLTADLRPCGAAPCDGEAVERYLDAVSTRRTTATDWSWADATTVIADFSCRDEPTTDRPDPDGLRCVELVRAFSLDGRHYLLGLRTVVAEEHADVMRKTVNDIYTQSRPPAQSRG; translated from the coding sequence ATGAAGGGGCAGTTGGAGTCGTGGAGCGCACGGCGGACCCGCCCTGTCCCCAGCACGGTCGTCCACCCCGTGAGCGGTGGACACGCCGCGAACCTCACCCGGGCCGGCTCCCTTGAAGACGAGCCGCACCTTCGCATCGATCCGCCCCGGCCGTATCGCCCACAGCCGCTGCAGATGGTGGTGGCGCTGCTCCTGGCCACGACCGGCGGTGCCCTGACGCTGTGGCGCGTCGATCCGCACTGGACCGGGCCCCTCTGGCTCGGCGGCGGTGTGCTCGCCATCGGGCTCTGGCAGTTGACCCGTGCGGCATGGTCCAGACGCGGCCGTGACATCGACCTCGGCGCCGATCGGCTCGACCTGGCCGCCGTACGACTCGGCGATTGGCTACGCACGGCCTACGACCAGGAAGAACGGCGCGCTCGCCTCCACGATCCGATCCCCCTCCAGGTTCGCTGGCGCGCTGCCGACCCACGGCTGTCGGACCATGTGGCGAGCATCAGCCGGGGCAGTAGCCAAATGCCCGACCTCGGCGGGGAGTTCGACGACATCAACGACGTCTTCGCGCGGCTGCCATCGCGCCGACTGGTGGTGCTCGGCGCCACGGGCGCCGGGAAGTCCGTGCTGGCCCTTCGCTTCGCCCGCCGCGCCCTGGGCAAAGGGCCCGTGCCGGTGATCCTCCCGTTGGCCTGCTGGCAGCCGGGGCGCCAGTCCCTGTGGCAGTGGGCGGCCGAGTACATCGCCGACCGGCACCCCCGGCTCGCCGGCCCTGACGAGGAGCGGCGGGCGCTCGCCTCGGCGCTGCTGCGCAGCGGTCGCATCCTGCCCGTGCTCGATGGATGGGACGACATTCCGACGGCCCTTCGGCCCGGTGCGCTCGCCGAGTTCCAGGCCACCCTGCGCCCCGCCGCGGGATTCGTGCTCACGAGCCGTACGGACGCCTACCGGAGCACCGTCGCCGGGAGTCAGGTCCTGACCGCCGCGGCCGTCGTGGAACTGGAGCGGCTCACCGTCGCCCAACTGGCCGAGTACCTACCCCGTACGAGCCGTCCCACCAGCGCCGCCGGGCGCATAGCCACCCAGTGGGACCCCGTCCTCGACCGGCTCCGCACCGATGGGACCACCACCGGGACGAAGCGTGGGACCGTCGATGGGGCCGAGCTCGGCGAAGGGGCCGCCGATCGGCTGCGGAGCGTCCTCTCCACTCCGCTCATGGTCGCGCTCGCCCGCGCCTCCTACAGCGACACCCGGGCCGATCCCGCGGAACTGCTCGACGACACCGAGAAGTTCCCCGACGCCGACACCATCCGGGCCCACCTCTTCGACCGCTTCCTGCCCTCCGTCTACCAGGGTCCCCTCGCCGACCGCAGCTGGAACCCGGTCGCGGCAGAGCGCTGGCTGCGCTTCCTCGCCCGCCATGTGCGCGCCGGCGGCACCCAGGAACTGGAGTGGTGGCGGCTCGATCTGGCCGCTCCCCGCTGGACGGGGCCGCTGGGGTTCCTGCCGGCCATCGCCGCCATGACCGCCGTCGTCTACGGGATCGGCCTGGGCGCCGCCCGTACGACCGTCGCCCCTGGAGGCACGGTCTGGCCGACCTTGGCGCTCCTGGCGTTGATCGCCCTGGTGCTGGGGTGGCGGGTGATCGACGCAGCCGTGCTGCCGGCGCCGCGGCGTTGGCGCGCCCGGCTCTCCCGCCCGCTGCCGCTGACCGAGCCCGCGGACACCACGGCGGCCAGCACCCCCTGGCAACTGCTCGGGCAGGACCGGACCGCGGCCTTCCTCACCGGGGTGCAGCGACCGCTAGGCCAGGACGGCTGGCTGGGCGCGCTGCGCACCGCACTGATCCTCACCCCGATCGCCGTACTGCTGTGGTTGCTGTCCGCGGGAGCCGACCAGAGCGGGGACCGGGCCTGGGCCGCGCCCGTACTGTTGGGGTTGATCGCCTGGCTGCTGTACGGAGTCGCCCTCTCGGCCTGGGGGCGCTACACCGTGGCGCGCATCTACCTCGCGGCCCGGGGCGAACTGCCGTGGCAGCTGAGCGCGTTCCTGCACGATGCGCACCGACGCGGTGTACTACGACAGAGCGGTGGCCGCTACCGCTTCCGACATGGAGCACTCCTCAACCGGCTCGCCGGGGACGACCTCCCGCGGCGGGCCGCACCCTCGCGAGGCAAGCGCCGCGTCAACCGGGCCGCCCTGGAGATCGGTGCCGGGCTGACTATCATGGTCTGGCTGTTCGCCGCGGCCGTGCACACCCTTGGCCCGCCCGGACCCGTGCACACCGTGGCGTCGGCGTGCTCCCTGCTCACCCCCGGCCAACTCGCGCCCGCGATGAGCGACCCGCACAGTCAACCGGACCGTCAAATCGGGGGCTCGGACCGGTGCCGGTGGACCGAACTCGCGCCGTTCCACCGTGATGTCCGCGTGGAGTTGACCGTCACCGTCGAGCGGCCCGATGGTGGGCGGAGTGCACTTACCGTGGCCGACCGCCGGGTGCAGTCCCACCGCGGCGACCGGCTCAGCGGAGTGGGCGACGCCGCGGAGATCCGCTCCGACGACCTGCGGCCGGGGGAGGCCACGGCGTCGGTACGGGCCCGGGCCAAGAACGTCGTCGTGGACCTCCACTACCGCGAACAGGCGTCCGACCGGCCCCGGGTCGCCTCCATGGCGGGCATCTTGACCCGTCAGGTGCTGCACAACGCCGGACTCGGCCCTTCCCCGGGCACCGCTCTCGACGCCGTCTCCAGCCCCCCGCTGTCGGCGCAGTCCAAGTACCTGCGCTACCGCAAGGAGGGCCCGCGATCGCTCGCGGGCCCGGTCTGGCAGCCGAACGACCGTTCCCAACTGCTGGAACTGGAAGGGTTCCCCTTCGTCTTCCGGGGGCCGCCGATGGAGTGCGAGCGCGGTCCGGTGTGCCGGACCGAATCCGTCGACTCCGCCACGGCCGTCGGATCGATCCACGGCCGGCTGACCGCTGACCTGCGCCCGTGCGGTGCCGCGCCCTGCGACGGCGAGGCCGTCGAACGCTACCTCGATGCCGTCTCCACCCGGCGCACCACCGCGACCGACTGGTCGTGGGCGGATGCCACGACCGTCATTGCCGACTTCTCCTGCCGGGACGAGCCGACCACCGACCGGCCGGATCCGGACGGGCTGCGCTGTGTCGAGTTGGTACGCGCCTTCAGCCTGGACGGTCGGCACTACCTGCTGGGGCTGCGGACCGTGGTCGCCGAGGAACACGCGGACGTGATGCGCAAGACCGTCAACGACATCTACACCCAGAGCCGCCCGCCGGCGCAGTCGCGGGGTTGA
- a CDS encoding adenosine deaminase produces MHLSDITRAPKAVLHDHLDGGLRPATIIELAREHDYRGLPTGDPAALADWFRDAADSGSLERYLETFAHTCAVMQTRDALERVAAECAVDLAADGVVYAEVRYAPEQHLERGLTLDEVVDAVNAGFRQGERRAGGRITVRALLTGMRHTDRSLEIAELTVAHRDRGVAGFDIAGGEIGNPPARHLPAFQHLKQHNCHFTIHAGEAVGAESIHEAVQICGAERIGHGVRITDDIVVHEDGTADLGRLASYVRDNRIALEVCPTSNLQTGAAKDYATHPIDLLRRLGFRVTLNTDNRLVSGTTMSQEFEHMARAFGYGPEVFEEFTVAAVESAFLPLPERRRLIDEVIRPGYAALIAPSAG; encoded by the coding sequence ATGCACTTGTCTGACATCACCCGCGCGCCCAAGGCTGTTCTTCATGACCATCTCGACGGTGGTCTGCGCCCCGCCACCATCATCGAGCTGGCGCGGGAGCACGACTACCGGGGACTGCCCACCGGGGACCCCGCGGCGCTGGCCGACTGGTTCCGCGACGCGGCGGACTCCGGTTCGCTGGAGCGGTATCTGGAGACCTTCGCCCACACCTGTGCGGTGATGCAGACCCGGGACGCCCTGGAACGGGTGGCGGCCGAGTGCGCGGTGGACCTCGCTGCGGACGGGGTCGTCTACGCCGAGGTGCGGTACGCGCCCGAACAGCATCTGGAGCGCGGTCTGACCCTGGACGAGGTCGTGGACGCGGTGAACGCCGGTTTCCGCCAGGGCGAGCGCCGCGCGGGCGGACGGATCACGGTCCGCGCCCTGCTCACCGGGATGCGGCACACCGACCGTTCACTGGAGATAGCCGAGCTCACCGTCGCCCATCGCGACCGCGGGGTGGCCGGCTTCGACATCGCCGGTGGTGAGATCGGCAATCCCCCGGCCCGTCATCTGCCGGCGTTCCAGCACCTCAAGCAGCACAACTGCCACTTCACCATCCACGCCGGCGAAGCCGTCGGCGCCGAGTCCATCCATGAGGCCGTGCAGATCTGCGGTGCGGAGCGGATCGGGCACGGCGTGCGCATCACCGACGACATCGTGGTCCACGAGGACGGCACGGCCGACCTCGGCCGGCTGGCCTCCTATGTCCGGGACAACCGGATCGCCCTGGAGGTCTGCCCGACCTCCAACCTCCAGACGGGCGCCGCGAAGGACTACGCCACCCACCCCATCGATCTGCTGCGCCGCCTCGGCTTCCGCGTCACGCTCAACACGGACAACCGCCTGGTCTCCGGTACCACCATGAGCCAGGAGTTCGAGCACATGGCGCGTGCCTTCGGGTACGGGCCCGAGGTCTTCGAGGAGTTCACCGTCGCCGCGGTCGAGTCCGCCTTCCTCCCCCTGCCGGAGCGCCGTCGACTGATCGACGAGGTCATCCGCCCGGGGTACGCGGCGCTGATCGCCCCGTCGGCCGGCTGA
- a CDS encoding GntR family transcriptional regulator, which yields MAVNRPQRRPVVALYERIADAIHEGVYPPGCTLPSEPRLASELGVSRPALREALLLLQEDGLLTVRRGVGRTVNLSPPRRGHERIQPLEETLSGSTPVRVRPLLRAVEEPTDFTTGQLLAPADSELRFWESVLEAEGTAAALSQEWAAPDDVLERAHPAFAEALRSAASEAGSMLAALAGASRALPLAGHSTVTATLLGRRRGEQLDRAPQTPAVLITQVVRVEGVPVLAAKHMLPTGAPALPIVQSG from the coding sequence GTGGCCGTCAACCGACCTCAGCGCCGACCGGTCGTGGCACTGTACGAGCGCATCGCCGACGCCATCCACGAGGGGGTCTATCCCCCTGGCTGCACCCTGCCGTCGGAGCCCCGGTTGGCGAGCGAGCTCGGGGTCAGCAGGCCGGCGCTGCGCGAGGCGCTGCTGCTCCTCCAGGAGGACGGGTTGCTGACCGTGCGCCGCGGGGTGGGCCGGACGGTCAACCTCAGCCCGCCGCGCCGGGGCCACGAGCGCATCCAGCCACTGGAGGAGACGCTGTCCGGCAGTACTCCGGTACGGGTGCGCCCGCTGCTGAGGGCCGTGGAGGAGCCGACCGACTTCACCACCGGGCAACTGCTCGCCCCGGCCGACAGCGAACTGCGGTTCTGGGAATCCGTGCTGGAGGCGGAGGGCACGGCCGCGGCGCTGAGCCAGGAGTGGGCCGCTCCGGACGATGTGCTGGAGCGGGCGCACCCCGCCTTCGCCGAGGCGCTGCGATCGGCCGCGAGCGAGGCGGGTTCCATGCTCGCCGCGCTGGCCGGAGCCTCGCGGGCACTGCCGCTTGCCGGACACAGCACGGTGACCGCGACCCTCCTCGGCCGACGCCGCGGCGAGCAGTTGGACCGGGCACCGCAGACGCCTGCGGTGCTGATCACGCAGGTGGTGCGGGTGGAAGGCGTGCCCGTCCTCGCGGCCAAGCACATGTTGCCGACGGGCGCCCCCGCCCTCCCGATCGTGCAGTCGGGCTGA